The Pseudomonas sp. TH06 genome has a window encoding:
- a CDS encoding alpha/beta fold hydrolase produces MSKPLMYLLAGNGSAADWWDDALPHFQRYEVVPLELPGFGANPQPPCEDLAHYAQTLLAMTQQGSAIMAVGVNALLVLHALQRRPGHFSRSVLLAPVGAFLWQRRLPALMSPLPIRKTIHWLLSNKPTLFARKFSNQTWTPAQYQRMGAGYARCRAFVPHWDLVRADTALPLLEWITDPVELVWGDQDNVLGIEQAAAWSAILARADLTISLKPGWGHYPWIDAPAEFVAWLESGELGFVAHTKGGRLRLAELARQPVPAALTLNDCDDPRLSAFLAAQPDVTWAVRSSSYGEDQADSANAGLSTTYLREPRANVPTRIAELTAEGVEEVVVQRFITPQVSGIAFVRHLSVELEWVEGHLESLADGHVSPSRAVLSRVGEAWRSGAFTATHGLTEALLWQFLQDVLRVFHYVPGDVEWAWDGAQLWLLQYRPISDYGWRRHLTAANIAEILPPQPSVFVEYAQRRGAASIPAIMARWDARVLQDNEPFTAVFGGASYINNDLFLARLADWGISASNYAGEVGGATPHLPWQPLKMLRSLPLFLRMQRIARGHLLNLEHGLQRFDKELAELVAENADGQQLADWFTRFYVFVVQGNLCIATALASSGGDWLGRPPTAYDNLENSPHRLPWETDPATPRPAPNELPLQAFPQWSSLIRLAHSTGLPGLRGYYLQVREWYRDNLMRIFFRLHHAMPLADREHWFAPHPDIRSRDGSFWQDGREGAEQATGFMIYPGQVQGILGEDILLEDTLDPGRHAHYQTARAVIARMGGRLSHGSTLLRELRKPSAVMPQVDPAWVGCEVLYRDGELSLVNPGNQK; encoded by the coding sequence ATGAGCAAGCCCTTGATGTACCTGCTGGCCGGCAACGGCAGCGCCGCCGATTGGTGGGATGACGCGCTGCCGCACTTCCAGCGCTACGAGGTGGTGCCGCTGGAGTTGCCCGGTTTCGGCGCCAACCCGCAGCCACCCTGCGAGGATCTCGCGCACTACGCGCAAACCTTGTTGGCGATGACGCAGCAGGGTAGTGCGATCATGGCGGTCGGGGTCAACGCGTTGCTGGTGCTGCATGCGCTGCAACGCCGACCGGGGCACTTTTCGCGCAGCGTTTTGCTGGCGCCGGTCGGTGCGTTTTTGTGGCAGCGGCGGTTGCCGGCGCTGATGTCGCCGCTGCCAATTCGCAAGACCATTCATTGGTTGCTGTCGAATAAACCGACGCTGTTTGCCCGCAAGTTTTCCAATCAGACCTGGACGCCCGCGCAGTACCAGCGCATGGGCGCCGGTTATGCGCGTTGCCGCGCATTTGTGCCGCATTGGGATCTGGTCCGCGCTGACACTGCGCTGCCGCTGCTGGAGTGGATCACCGATCCGGTCGAGCTGGTGTGGGGGGATCAGGACAACGTGCTGGGCATCGAGCAAGCGGCGGCGTGGTCGGCGATTCTCGCCCGCGCCGATCTGACCATCAGCCTCAAACCCGGTTGGGGTCATTACCCGTGGATCGACGCGCCGGCCGAATTTGTCGCGTGGCTGGAGTCCGGCGAGCTAGGTTTTGTCGCGCACACCAAGGGCGGTCGGTTGCGCCTCGCTGAACTGGCCCGGCAACCGGTGCCAGCGGCGCTGACGCTTAACGATTGCGATGATCCGCGTCTGTCAGCGTTTCTCGCCGCGCAACCCGACGTGACCTGGGCGGTGCGCTCCTCCAGTTACGGCGAGGATCAGGCCGACTCGGCGAATGCTGGTCTGAGCACCACTTACCTGCGCGAGCCGCGCGCCAACGTGCCGACGCGCATCGCCGAACTGACCGCCGAAGGCGTCGAGGAAGTGGTGGTGCAGCGTTTCATCACGCCGCAGGTTTCCGGGATCGCGTTTGTTCGGCATCTGTCGGTTGAGCTGGAATGGGTTGAAGGTCATCTGGAGTCGCTGGCCGATGGTCACGTCAGCCCTTCGCGGGCCGTCCTGTCGCGGGTTGGCGAGGCTTGGCGCAGCGGTGCATTTACCGCCACGCACGGTTTGACCGAAGCGCTGCTCTGGCAGTTTCTGCAAGATGTTTTGCGCGTATTCCACTACGTGCCGGGCGACGTCGAATGGGCCTGGGATGGTGCGCAACTGTGGCTGCTGCAATACCGGCCGATCAGCGACTACGGCTGGCGCCGACACCTGACCGCCGCCAACATCGCCGAGATCCTGCCACCGCAACCGAGCGTTTTTGTCGAGTACGCCCAGCGCCGGGGGGCGGCGAGCATTCCGGCGATCATGGCGCGTTGGGATGCGCGGGTGTTGCAGGACAACGAGCCGTTCACCGCAGTGTTTGGCGGCGCGTCCTACATCAACAATGACCTGTTTCTCGCCCGCCTCGCCGACTGGGGCATCAGCGCCAGCAACTACGCCGGTGAAGTCGGCGGCGCGACTCCGCACCTGCCGTGGCAGCCGTTGAAAATGCTGCGGTCGTTGCCGCTGTTCCTGCGCATGCAACGCATCGCTCGCGGGCATCTGCTGAACCTTGAACATGGCTTGCAGCGCTTCGATAAAGAGCTGGCCGAACTCGTCGCCGAAAACGCTGACGGCCAGCAACTCGCGGACTGGTTCACTCGGTTTTACGTGTTCGTCGTGCAAGGCAATCTGTGCATCGCCACGGCGCTGGCCAGCAGTGGCGGCGATTGGCTGGGGCGCCCGCCGACCGCTTACGACAACCTTGAAAACAGTCCGCATCGATTGCCGTGGGAGACCGATCCGGCGACCCCGCGACCGGCGCCGAACGAGCTTCCGTTGCAGGCCTTTCCGCAGTGGTCGAGCCTGATCCGCCTCGCGCATTCCACCGGCCTGCCGGGCCTGCGCGGCTACTACCTGCAAGTGCGCGAGTGGTACCGCGACAACCTGATGCGCATCTTCTTCCGCCTGCACCACGCCATGCCGCTGGCGGATCGCGAGCATTGGTTCGCGCCGCATCCGGACATTCGCAGTCGTGACGGCAGCTTCTGGCAGGACGGCCGCGAAGGTGCCGAGCAGGCTACCGGATTCATGATTTATCCGGGGCAGGTGCAGGGCATTCTGGGCGAGGATATTTTGCTCGAAGACACCCTCGATCCGGGGCGGCATGCGCATTACCAAACGGCGCGGGCGGTGATTGCGCGGATGGGCGGGCGCTTGTCCCACGGCTCGACGTTGTTGCGGGAGCTGCGCAAGCCGTCGGCGGTGATGCCGCAGGTTGATCCGGCGTGGGTCGGGTGCGAGGTGCTGTATCGCGATGGGGAATTGAGTCTGGTCAATCCGGGCAATCAGAAATAA
- a CDS encoding tetratricopeptide repeat protein codes for MASLKWVLIGSLLATASAFAEDPPVVGVNGNTVTFRATKWTMPGVESATAWFTANGKTFPLFGADIGADGHSEMLSPDKKTLLLDPVIFGMLSLENGEEKLESQQHCTAISMETGCVLADRWATFCVGQWKGNQWVSADGYVLTPALETKSPKDLLKYVSSMEPAQSRADSIESSLNFLSPESYMACHPPAQNVQTYNDLGFYLAEGGKDELALKFYRGVEVVGKRTVLMLNMADSLWRLNKQDEAQRYYREYGEAMAAAGKAQKIPQRVAERAAHEGMKN; via the coding sequence ATGGCCAGCCTTAAGTGGGTGTTGATCGGCAGTCTGTTGGCCACCGCCAGTGCCTTTGCCGAGGATCCGCCAGTAGTAGGCGTGAACGGAAATACTGTGACGTTTCGGGCGACGAAATGGACGATGCCCGGCGTTGAGTCGGCGACTGCATGGTTCACCGCAAACGGCAAAACCTTTCCGCTCTTCGGCGCTGACATTGGCGCTGATGGACACTCCGAGATGCTCAGTCCTGACAAGAAAACCCTGTTGCTCGACCCGGTGATCTTCGGCATGTTGTCACTCGAAAACGGTGAAGAAAAACTGGAGTCGCAACAGCATTGCACTGCGATCTCCATGGAGACCGGTTGCGTGCTGGCTGATCGTTGGGCCACTTTTTGTGTCGGCCAGTGGAAGGGCAATCAGTGGGTTTCCGCAGACGGTTATGTGCTCACTCCCGCCCTGGAAACGAAGTCCCCAAAGGACTTGCTGAAATATGTTTCAAGTATGGAACCGGCGCAGTCCCGCGCAGATTCCATCGAGTCGAGCCTGAACTTTTTAAGCCCCGAATCCTACATGGCGTGCCATCCCCCGGCGCAAAACGTTCAAACCTACAACGACCTGGGTTTTTACCTAGCTGAGGGCGGAAAAGATGAACTGGCGCTGAAGTTTTATCGCGGCGTTGAGGTGGTCGGCAAACGCACGGTGCTGATGCTGAACATGGCCGATTCGCTGTGGCGACTGAACAAGCAAGACGAAGCGCAGCGCTATTACCGCGAGTACGGCGAAGCAATGGCTGCCGCCGGCAAGGCACAGAAGATTCCGCAACGCGTCGCTGAACGAGCTGCACATGAGGGAATGAAAAATTGA
- a CDS encoding lysozyme inhibitor LprI family protein, which produces MLCASIAHAEDDCKVISVSWQVDLCVKADREKADAKLNASYKKLMARFESQQKRDPEQGKAFMAIAKESQRAWIKLRDTTCPLEATDIDPDAVMHSTLINSCIARMSLERAVYLDGIVADGSGDVVDMNKVSRSGAKRYQDVVARYLYSFDNPCLTVQILAPDGGWRVLSSAQFCSFDGKSFRSGYTDARFEEPVFADDGLHLTLSTTELRAPGEKLRACVIPIKNEQIKELKCGVPETA; this is translated from the coding sequence ATGCTGTGCGCGTCAATTGCGCACGCTGAGGACGATTGCAAAGTCATTAGCGTGAGCTGGCAAGTTGACCTATGCGTGAAAGCCGACCGCGAGAAAGCCGATGCAAAGCTCAACGCCAGCTACAAAAAGCTGATGGCAAGGTTTGAGTCTCAGCAAAAACGCGATCCCGAACAGGGCAAGGCATTCATGGCCATCGCGAAAGAGTCACAGCGAGCATGGATCAAGTTGCGCGATACCACGTGCCCGCTGGAAGCCACGGATATCGACCCTGATGCGGTAATGCATTCCACATTAATCAATAGCTGCATCGCCAGAATGAGCCTGGAACGTGCGGTGTATCTGGACGGGATCGTGGCGGACGGTTCGGGGGATGTGGTTGATATGAACAAGGTCTCCAGATCCGGCGCGAAGCGTTACCAAGACGTAGTCGCGCGCTATCTCTACTCGTTCGACAACCCATGCCTGACTGTTCAGATTCTCGCGCCTGACGGCGGTTGGCGAGTGTTGTCATCGGCGCAGTTCTGCAGTTTTGACGGCAAGTCATTCCGGTCCGGTTATACCGATGCCAGATTCGAGGAGCCTGTATTTGCAGATGACGGCCTGCACCTGACGTTAAGCACCACGGAGCTTCGCGCGCCCGGTGAGAAGCTTCGCGCCTGTGTGATTCCGATCAAGAACGAGCAAATCAAAGAGCTTAAATGCGGCGTACCTGAGACGGCATGA
- a CDS encoding DUF6124 family protein, protein MFKPTPNPPESPETSPYESPNSKKFHEAAERALDHHFKPAVEPRAKRQGGLFSLSPGTDAEALMANASEDLLSISVIASDLADDLEGSRRSVALALSRMADGVRLMVEGMLDHIEVRSTPTKP, encoded by the coding sequence ATGTTCAAACCAACACCCAATCCCCCAGAAAGCCCAGAAACCTCCCCCTACGAATCCCCCAATTCAAAGAAATTCCACGAAGCCGCCGAGCGCGCCCTCGACCACCACTTCAAACCCGCCGTCGAACCCCGAGCCAAACGCCAGGGCGGCCTCTTCAGTCTCTCCCCCGGCACCGACGCCGAAGCCCTCATGGCCAACGCCTCGGAAGACCTGCTATCGATCAGCGTCATCGCCTCCGACCTGGCCGACGACCTCGAAGGCTCACGCCGCTCAGTGGCGCTGGCCCTGAGCAGAATGGCGGATGGGGTGCGATTGATGGTGGAAGGCATGCTCGACCACATTGAAGTGCGGAGTACGCCGACCAAGCCGTGA
- a CDS encoding helicase — MKFRFLLWMLGLLMGKASRKNPAFQQQLGDKELVFQLQTLDGKVARHFLVKDQRITSKSGTYAEPAFAIAFKDAAYGFATMQAKNKQLAFMQGIQDKSIQIKGNPALVMWFQGLTKYLKPRKAKPKA, encoded by the coding sequence ATGAAATTTCGTTTTCTACTGTGGATGCTGGGTCTGTTGATGGGTAAGGCCAGTCGGAAAAATCCTGCGTTCCAGCAGCAGTTGGGTGACAAGGAATTGGTGTTCCAGCTACAGACTCTGGACGGGAAAGTGGCGCGGCATTTCCTCGTGAAGGATCAGCGAATCACCAGTAAATCCGGCACGTATGCCGAGCCGGCGTTTGCGATTGCCTTTAAAGATGCCGCGTATGGCTTTGCCACGATGCAGGCGAAGAACAAGCAACTGGCGTTCATGCAGGGGATTCAGGACAAGTCGATCCAGATCAAGGGCAACCCGGCGCTGGTGATGTGGTTTCAGGGGCTGACCAAGTATTTGAAGCCGAGAAAGGCTAAGCCTAAGGCTTGA
- a CDS encoding aminoacyl-tRNA deacylase and HDOD domain-containing protein has translation MTEAALAPESPHAPSVIRLLLNKLGVAYEEVLDHHGLNASRKVQAVLLDDAVGALMVLFPQSQLLDLNRLAELTGRRLTAVSTERLEKMLGKHSLSLLPGLPALTSSPCLYEESLLREPKLLINSGEPGLLLEIASEDFKTMLTKASAANFGEALSSIRPNLDRPDDDREEITQAVQAFTARRIQQRLEATIEIPPLAETAQKIIKLRVDPNATIDDITGVVETDPALAAQVVSWAASPYYASPGKIRSVEDAIVRVLGFDLVINLALGLALGKTLSLPKDHPQHTTPYWQQSIYTAAVIEGLTRAMPRAQRPEAGLTYLAGLLHNFGYLLLAHVFPPHFSLICRHLEVNPHLCHSYIEQHLLGISREQIGSWLMRYWDMPDELATALRFQHDPSYDGAYAEYPNLVCLAVRLLRGRGIGSGPDEDIPDALLERVGLSREKANDVVSKVLEAEVLLRELASQFSQA, from the coding sequence ATGACCGAAGCTGCTCTCGCCCCCGAATCTCCGCACGCTCCGTCTGTAATTCGGCTGCTGCTCAACAAGCTGGGCGTCGCCTACGAAGAAGTGCTCGACCACCACGGCCTCAATGCCTCGCGCAAAGTGCAAGCCGTGTTGCTGGACGACGCCGTTGGCGCCCTGATGGTGCTGTTCCCGCAGAGCCAGTTGCTGGATCTCAACCGCCTCGCCGAACTGACGGGCCGTCGCCTGACCGCCGTCTCGACCGAGCGTCTGGAAAAAATGCTCGGCAAACACAGCCTGAGCCTGCTGCCGGGCCTGCCGGCACTGACCAGTTCGCCGTGCCTCTATGAAGAAAGCCTGCTGCGCGAACCGAAGCTGCTGATCAACTCCGGCGAGCCCGGCCTGCTGCTGGAAATCGCCAGCGAAGACTTCAAGACCATGCTGACCAAGGCCAGCGCCGCCAACTTCGGCGAAGCCCTGAGCAGCATCCGTCCCAACCTCGACCGCCCGGACGACGATCGCGAGGAAATCACCCAGGCCGTGCAAGCGTTCACCGCGCGACGGATCCAGCAGCGTCTGGAAGCGACCATCGAGATTCCGCCATTGGCGGAGACTGCACAAAAAATCATCAAGCTGCGCGTTGACCCCAACGCCACCATCGACGACATCACCGGCGTGGTCGAGACCGACCCGGCGCTGGCCGCGCAAGTGGTGAGCTGGGCGGCGTCGCCGTACTACGCCTCGCCGGGCAAGATTCGTTCGGTGGAAGACGCGATCGTCCGCGTGCTCGGCTTCGATCTGGTGATCAATCTGGCGCTGGGCCTGGCCCTCGGCAAGACCCTGAGCCTGCCGAAAGACCACCCGCAACACACCACGCCGTACTGGCAGCAATCGATCTACACCGCCGCCGTCATCGAAGGCCTGACCCGCGCCATGCCGCGCGCCCAGCGCCCGGAAGCCGGCCTGACCTACCTTGCCGGTCTGTTGCACAACTTCGGTTATCTGCTGCTGGCCCACGTCTTTCCGCCGCACTTCTCGCTGATCTGCCGTCACCTGGAGGTCAACCCGCACCTGTGCCACAGTTACATCGAGCAACACCTGCTCGGTATCAGCCGCGAACAGATCGGTTCGTGGCTGATGCGCTACTGGGACATGCCGGACGAGCTGGCCACCGCCCTGCGCTTCCAGCACGACCCAAGCTACGACGGCGCCTACGCCGAGTATCCGAACCTCGTCTGCCTGGCCGTGCGCCTGCTGCGTGGTCGCGGGATTGGCTCGGGACCGGATGAAGACATCCCCGACGCCCTGCTCGAACGCGTCGGCCTGAGCCGCGAAAAAGCCAACGACGTCGTCAGCAAAGTGCTTGAAGCTGAAGTGCTGCTGCGCGAACTCGCTTCGCAATTCAGCCAGGCCTGA
- the recG gene encoding ATP-dependent DNA helicase RecG, whose product MTELSQVSVTALKGVGEAMAEKLAKVGLENLQDVLFHLPLRYQDRTRVVPIGALRPGQDAVVEGTVSGADVVMGRRRSLVVRLQDGTGGLSLRFYHFSNAQKEGLKRGTRIRCYGEARPGASGLEIYHPEYRAITGDEPPPVDETLTPVYPLTEGLTQARLRQLCMQTLTMLKPATLPDWLPTELARDYQLAPLADAIRYLHNPPADADVDELAIGHHWAQHRLAFEELLTHQLSQQRLRESMRSLRAPAMPKATKLPPKYLANLGFKPTGAQQRVGNEIAYDLSQHEPMLRLIQGDVGAGKTVVAALAALQALEAGYQVALMAPTEILAEQHFITFKRWLEPLGIEVAWLAGKLKGKNRVAALEQIASGTPMVVGTHALFQDEVQFKNLALVIIDEQHRFGVQQRLALRQKGVGGRMCPHQLIMTATPIPRTLAMSAYADLDTSILDELPPGRTPVNTVLVTDTRRVEVIERVRSACAEGRQAYWVCTLIEESEELTCQAAETTFEDLTLALGELKVGLIHGRMKPAEKAAVMAEFKAGNLQLLVATTVIEVGVDVPNASLMIIENPERLGLAQLHQLRGRVGRGSAVSHCVLLYHPPLSQIGRQRLGIMRETNDGFVIAEKDLELRGPGEMLGTRQTGLLQFKVADLMRDADLLPAVRDAAQALLERWPTHVSPLLDRWLRHGQQYGQV is encoded by the coding sequence ATGACTGAGTTGTCGCAAGTGTCGGTGACGGCACTCAAGGGTGTCGGCGAAGCCATGGCCGAGAAATTGGCCAAGGTCGGCCTGGAGAATCTCCAGGACGTGCTGTTCCACTTGCCGCTGCGCTATCAGGATCGCACCCGTGTGGTGCCGATCGGCGCACTGCGGCCGGGACAGGACGCCGTGGTCGAAGGCACCGTCAGCGGCGCCGACGTGGTCATGGGCCGACGTCGCAGCCTCGTCGTCCGCCTGCAGGACGGCACTGGCGGCCTCAGCCTGCGCTTCTACCATTTCAGCAATGCGCAAAAAGAAGGCCTCAAGCGCGGCACGCGGATTCGCTGCTACGGCGAGGCCCGGCCCGGCGCGTCCGGCCTTGAAATCTACCACCCGGAATACCGTGCCATCACGGGCGACGAGCCACCGCCGGTGGATGAAACCCTGACCCCGGTCTACCCGCTCACCGAAGGCCTGACCCAAGCGCGGCTGCGCCAGTTGTGCATGCAGACCCTGACGATGCTCAAGCCTGCCACCCTGCCCGACTGGCTGCCGACCGAACTGGCCCGCGACTATCAACTGGCGCCACTGGCTGATGCAATCCGTTACCTGCACAACCCGCCTGCCGATGCCGACGTCGACGAACTCGCCATCGGCCATCACTGGGCGCAACATCGCCTCGCCTTCGAAGAGCTGCTGACACATCAATTGTCGCAGCAGCGCCTGCGTGAAAGTATGCGTTCACTGCGCGCACCGGCCATGCCGAAAGCCACAAAACTGCCGCCGAAATACCTGGCCAACCTCGGCTTCAAACCGACCGGCGCCCAGCAACGGGTCGGTAACGAAATCGCCTACGACCTCAGTCAGCACGAACCGATGCTGCGGCTGATTCAGGGCGACGTCGGCGCAGGCAAAACCGTGGTCGCCGCCCTCGCTGCGCTGCAAGCGCTGGAGGCCGGTTACCAAGTCGCGCTGATGGCGCCGACCGAGATTCTCGCCGAACAACACTTCATCACCTTCAAGCGCTGGCTCGAACCGCTGGGCATTGAAGTCGCGTGGCTGGCCGGCAAGCTCAAAGGCAAGAATCGTGTCGCGGCGCTGGAACAGATCGCCAGCGGCACGCCGATGGTGGTCGGCACCCACGCGCTGTTCCAGGACGAAGTGCAGTTCAAGAACCTCGCGCTGGTGATCATCGACGAACAACACCGCTTCGGCGTCCAGCAACGCTTGGCGCTGCGGCAGAAAGGCGTCGGCGGGCGCATGTGTCCGCACCAGTTGATCATGACCGCCACACCGATCCCCCGCACCCTGGCGATGAGCGCCTACGCCGACCTCGACACCTCGATCCTCGACGAACTGCCGCCCGGTCGAACCCCGGTCAACACTGTGCTGGTCACCGACACGCGCCGCGTCGAAGTCATCGAACGGGTGCGCAGCGCCTGCGCCGAGGGCCGTCAGGCCTATTGGGTGTGCACGCTGATTGAAGAGTCGGAAGAGCTGACTTGTCAGGCCGCCGAAACCACCTTCGAAGACCTCACTCTTGCCCTCGGCGAGCTGAAAGTCGGGCTGATTCACGGGCGTATGAAGCCTGCGGAAAAAGCTGCGGTCATGGCCGAATTCAAGGCTGGCAACCTACAACTGCTGGTCGCCACCACGGTGATCGAAGTCGGCGTCGACGTGCCCAACGCCAGCCTGATGATCATCGAAAACCCCGAGCGTCTCGGCCTCGCGCAACTGCACCAGTTGCGTGGCCGCGTTGGCCGGGGCAGCGCAGTCAGCCATTGCGTGCTGCTCTACCATCCGCCACTGTCGCAGATCGGTCGCCAGCGGCTGGGCATCATGCGCGAGACCAACGACGGTTTTGTCATTGCCGAAAAAGACCTCGAACTGCGCGGCCCCGGCGAAATGCTCGGCACCCGCCAGACCGGCCTGCTGCAATTCAAGGTCGCCGACCTGATGCGCGACGCCGACCTTTTGCCCGCCGTGCGCGATGCCGCGCAAGCGCTGCTGGAACGCTGGCCGACGCACGTCAGCCCATTGCTCGACCGCTGGCTGCGCCACGGGCAGCAATACGGCCAAGTGTGA
- a CDS encoding hydrogen peroxide-inducible genes activator, whose product MTLTELRYIVTLAQEQHFGHAAEKCHVSQPTLSVGVKKLEDELGVLIFERSKSAVRLTPVGEGIVAQAQKVLEQAQGIRELAQAGKNQLTAPLKVGAIYTVGPYLFPHLIPQLHRVAPQMPLYIEENFTHVLRDKLRNGELDAIIIALPFNEADVLTLPLYDEPFYVLMPAQHPWTQKETIDAGLLNDKSLLLLGEGHCFRDQVLEACPTLTKGNDGAKHTTVESSSLETIRHMVASGLGISILPLSAVDSHHYAPGVIEVRPLSPPVPFRTVAIAWRASFPRPKAIEILADSVRLCSVAKPAAPVTAG is encoded by the coding sequence ATGACTCTCACAGAATTACGCTACATCGTTACCCTCGCCCAAGAGCAGCACTTCGGTCACGCGGCCGAGAAGTGCCACGTCAGTCAGCCGACCCTCTCCGTGGGCGTGAAAAAGCTTGAAGATGAACTCGGTGTGCTGATTTTCGAGCGCAGCAAAAGCGCCGTGCGCCTGACCCCGGTCGGCGAAGGCATTGTCGCCCAGGCGCAAAAAGTCCTCGAGCAAGCCCAAGGCATCCGCGAGCTGGCCCAGGCCGGCAAGAACCAGCTGACCGCCCCGCTGAAAGTCGGCGCTATCTACACCGTCGGCCCGTATCTGTTCCCGCACCTGATTCCGCAACTGCACCGGGTCGCCCCGCAGATGCCGTTGTACATCGAAGAAAACTTCACCCACGTGCTGCGCGACAAACTGCGCAACGGCGAACTCGACGCGATCATCATCGCCCTGCCGTTCAACGAAGCCGACGTGCTGACCCTGCCGCTCTACGACGAACCGTTCTACGTCCTGATGCCCGCGCAGCACCCGTGGACGCAAAAAGAAACCATCGACGCCGGCCTGCTCAACGACAAGAGCCTGCTGCTGCTCGGCGAAGGCCACTGCTTCCGCGATCAAGTGCTCGAAGCCTGCCCGACCCTGACCAAGGGCAACGACGGCGCCAAGCACACCACGGTCGAATCCAGCTCGCTGGAAACCATTCGGCACATGGTCGCCTCCGGTCTGGGTATTTCGATCCTGCCGCTGTCGGCAGTAGACAGTCATCACTACGCCCCGGGCGTGATCGAAGTGCGTCCGCTGTCGCCGCCGGTGCCGTTCCGCACCGTGGCCATTGCCTGGCGTGCAAGTTTCCCGCGGCCGAAAGCCATCGAGATCCTCGCCGACTCCGTTCGCCTGTGCTCGGTGGCCAAGCCAGCGGCACCGGTTACGGCCGGTTAA
- a CDS encoding energy transducer TonB, whose protein sequence is MITTRHKLTRYSGSLAVVLGVHALAIALALNWTARPPIELPPQAMMVELAPVPAPPPPAPPKVVTPPQPPAPVEELPIPKLAEAPKAEIAVQKPKPKPKPKPPKPVEKKQPDPPKEKPSEEKPADTQPTQAPTEKSAQPAPGPSPAQMAAKASWQGTLLAHLAKYKKYPASAQARGKEGLNRLRFVVDGEGNVLSFELVGRSGNADLDRATLEMIRRAQPLPKPPADMLNNGSIEIVAPFVYSLERRR, encoded by the coding sequence ATGATCACGACGCGCCATAAGCTGACGCGTTACAGCGGTAGCCTGGCCGTGGTGCTGGGCGTTCATGCGCTGGCCATCGCGCTGGCGCTGAACTGGACCGCACGCCCGCCCATCGAATTGCCGCCGCAGGCAATGATGGTCGAGCTGGCACCGGTTCCGGCCCCGCCACCGCCTGCACCGCCAAAAGTCGTCACACCACCACAGCCACCGGCTCCGGTTGAAGAGTTGCCGATTCCGAAACTGGCCGAAGCACCGAAAGCCGAAATCGCGGTGCAGAAGCCTAAACCGAAGCCCAAGCCTAAACCGCCGAAGCCGGTCGAGAAGAAGCAGCCTGATCCGCCGAAGGAAAAACCTTCCGAGGAAAAACCGGCCGACACGCAACCAACTCAGGCGCCGACGGAGAAATCCGCCCAGCCTGCGCCAGGCCCGTCGCCTGCACAAATGGCCGCCAAGGCCAGTTGGCAAGGCACCTTGCTAGCGCATCTGGCCAAGTACAAAAAGTACCCGGCCAGCGCCCAGGCACGGGGCAAGGAAGGCTTGAACCGCCTGCGTTTTGTGGTCGATGGCGAAGGTAATGTGTTGTCGTTCGAACTGGTGGGCCGCTCCGGCAACGCCGATCTGGACCGGGCCACTCTGGAAATGATCCGCCGCGCGCAACCGCTGCCCAAGCCACCGGCCGACATGCTGAACAACGGCTCGATCGAAATTGTTGCGCCGTTTGTTTACTCCCTCGAACGTCGCCGCTAA
- the exbD gene encoding TonB system transport protein ExbD, whose amino-acid sequence MGLHLKEGADDDLAENHEINVTPFIDVMLVLLIIFMVAAPLATVDIKVDLPASTAKPAPRPEKPVFLSVKADQRLFLGEDEVKPETLGATLDARTKGKKDTTIFFQADKGVDYGDLMSVMDNLRSAGYLKVGLVGLESAVKK is encoded by the coding sequence ATGGGCCTGCATTTGAAAGAAGGCGCAGACGACGATCTGGCCGAGAACCACGAAATCAACGTCACGCCGTTCATCGACGTGATGCTGGTGCTGCTGATCATCTTCATGGTGGCCGCTCCATTGGCCACCGTCGATATCAAAGTCGACCTGCCTGCCTCTACCGCCAAACCGGCGCCGCGGCCGGAGAAACCGGTGTTCCTCAGCGTCAAGGCTGACCAGCGGCTGTTCCTCGGTGAAGACGAAGTGAAGCCTGAAACACTGGGCGCCACCCTCGACGCCCGCACCAAAGGCAAGAAAGACACGACGATCTTCTTCCAGGCCGACAAAGGTGTGGATTACGGCGACCTGATGAGCGTGATGGATAATCTGCGCTCCGCCGGTTACCTGAAGGTTGGCCTGGTCGGACTCGAGAGCGCGGTCAAGAAATGA